A genomic stretch from Prionailurus bengalensis isolate Pbe53 chromosome E2, Fcat_Pben_1.1_paternal_pri, whole genome shotgun sequence includes:
- the LOC122495166 gene encoding interferon lambda-1-like isoform X1, translating to MELELVGSCTWVLVLVAAGLSLASAGPVPTSKPTTAWTDCDFGRFKSLSPRELEAFKKARDALENSLKSWSCTTRPFPRNRDLRQLQVWERPVALEAELALTLKVLGTMADASQGDILDQPLHTLRHMHSELQACVSAQPTAGPQPQGRLHHWLHRLQEASRKESQGCLEASVLFNLFRLLKKDLECVASGDLCV from the exons atggaaCTGGAACTCGTGGGGTCCTGCA CATGGGTCCTGGTGCTGGTGGCTGCAGGGCTGAGCTTGGCCAGCGCGGGCCCCGTCCCCACTTCCAAGCCCACCACAGCCTGGACAGACTGTGACTTTGGCAGGTTCAAATCTCTGTCACCAAGGGAGCTGGAGGCCTTCAAGAAGGCCAGGGATGCGTTG GAAAATTCGCTGAAAAGCTGGAGTTGCACCACCCGCCCCTTCCCTAGAAACCGGGACCTGAGACAGCTACAG GTGTGGGAGCGCCCCGTGGCCTTGGAGGCTGAGCTGGCCCTGACGTTGAAGGTCCTGGGCACCATGGCTGACGCGTCCCAGGGGGACATCCTGGACCAGCCCCTTCACACACTGCGCCACATGCACTCCGAGCTCCAGGCCTGT gtCTCGGCTCAGCCCACAGCAGGCCCCCAGCCCCAAGGCCGCCTCCACCACTGGCTGCACCGGCTCCAAGAGGCCTCGAGGAAG GAGTCTCAAGGCTGCCTCGAGGCCTCTGTCCTGTTCAACCTCTTCCGCCTCCTCAAAAAGGACCTGGAATGTGTCGCCAGTGGAGACCTGTGTGTCTGA
- the LOC122495166 gene encoding interferon lambda-1-like isoform X2, whose product MATAWVLVLVAAGLSLASAGPVPTSKPTTAWTDCDFGRFKSLSPRELEAFKKARDALENSLKSWSCTTRPFPRNRDLRQLQVWERPVALEAELALTLKVLGTMADASQGDILDQPLHTLRHMHSELQACVSAQPTAGPQPQGRLHHWLHRLQEASRKESQGCLEASVLFNLFRLLKKDLECVASGDLCV is encoded by the exons ATGGCCACGGCATGGGTCCTGGTGCTGGTGGCTGCAGGGCTGAGCTTGGCCAGCGCGGGCCCCGTCCCCACTTCCAAGCCCACCACAGCCTGGACAGACTGTGACTTTGGCAGGTTCAAATCTCTGTCACCAAGGGAGCTGGAGGCCTTCAAGAAGGCCAGGGATGCGTTG GAAAATTCGCTGAAAAGCTGGAGTTGCACCACCCGCCCCTTCCCTAGAAACCGGGACCTGAGACAGCTACAG GTGTGGGAGCGCCCCGTGGCCTTGGAGGCTGAGCTGGCCCTGACGTTGAAGGTCCTGGGCACCATGGCTGACGCGTCCCAGGGGGACATCCTGGACCAGCCCCTTCACACACTGCGCCACATGCACTCCGAGCTCCAGGCCTGT gtCTCGGCTCAGCCCACAGCAGGCCCCCAGCCCCAAGGCCGCCTCCACCACTGGCTGCACCGGCTCCAAGAGGCCTCGAGGAAG GAGTCTCAAGGCTGCCTCGAGGCCTCTGTCCTGTTCAACCTCTTCCGCCTCCTCAAAAAGGACCTGGAATGTGTCGCCAGTGGAGACCTGTGTGTCTGA
- the LOC122494290 gene encoding interferon lambda-4-like, with the protein MGPRGAAAVAVGLWVLVTAGEAADPGVTTPRRCLLSHYRSLEPRAVAAVKALRDRYEEETMSWRPCNCSFRAGRDPRRPWVRLASRRGRPIPEFPGHLCDPGAASGRAAGRGDLPRAGPARLLEEVPQATEDASPNTQSCGCRGRGGGELVRKRIPGSARLRLLPGFQDSPGCHEASVIFNLLRLLTWDLRLVADSGPCL; encoded by the exons ATGGGGCCGAGAGGCGCAGCCGCGGTGGCCGTGGGGCTGTGGGTCTTGGTGACGGCGGGCGAGGCGGCGGACCCTGGCGTGACGACACCCCGGCGCTGCCTGCTGTCACACTACCGCTCGCTGGAGCCCAGGGCGGTGGCGGCGGTCAAGGCGCTGAGGGACCGCTAC GAGGAGGAGACCATGAGCTGGAGGCCGTGCAACTGCTCCTTTCGCGCAGGGAGGGATCCTCGGCGTCCCTGGGTGAGGTTGGCGAGCCGTCGGGGGCGCCCGATCCCCGAATTTCCCGGGCACCTGTGCGACCCTGGAGCTGCTAGCGGCCGCGCGGCGGGACGTGGGGACCTGC CTCGAGCTGGTCCGGCCAGGCTCCTGGAGGAAGTCCCTCAGGCCACCGAGGACGCGTCCCCAAACACGCAGAGTTGCGGGTGCCGCGGGCGGGGAGGCG GGGAGTTGGTCCGCAAGCGAATTCCTGGCTCAGCCCGCCTCCGCCTCCTTCCCGGGTTCCAGGACTCGCCTGGGTGCCACGAAGCCAGCGTCATCTTCAACCTCCTGCGCCTGCTCACGTGGGACCTGAGGCTGGTGGCAGACTCGGGGCCTTGTCTGTGA